In a single window of the Acidobacteriota bacterium genome:
- a CDS encoding serine/threonine protein kinase has protein sequence MAETRWELTKRLFAEAAELSAAAREEFLRRAAAGDDSLIAEVNSLLASADETGNIIESNALDLEAGLCTGTANFKGQTFGNYRIIREIGSGGMGSVFLAERIDGQLEMQAALKIVRQSIAGSEVVSQFRRERQILADLHHPNIAVLLDGGVSGRGEPYLAMEFIDGRPLTEFASDENLAVDERLRLFLKVCSAVAFAHRNLIVHRDIKPSNILVTADGEPKLLDFGLAKAFEMDANTTQTGFRAFTPSYASPEQFLGRNVTTLSDVYSLGVVLYELLTGRKPFNFEGRSVDEMIRTITDADPPRPSEISRGEADTSGLSLDRDLDNIVLKALQKEPAMRYGSVEDLGRDIERYLAGEPVTARPNTFTYRAGKFIRRNRVAVAAAGVVLLSLIAGLAATAWQFNETRKERDRAEARFNDLRQLSNSLLFEIAPKIERLQGSLAARELMLQRAVEYLDDLAAEAQNDLLLQAELAAAYEKVGDLQGNPANPNFVMLNDAVASYEKALRIRLDLDAAGVSDADSRRKLAATHRALGRVLGEANDYVAEQEHLKRAIDILSGLRTQQPDDNELSIALAQLNFDAGVGQTSLSSYGNAIPFYDNAVAILTDVPASPTRDRLLASCYAQRAYSLSWESRQPEAEAEMQKAIEIAEKQGEANTDAIENRWLIYWLAGNINEEINNDKFYAFQKKAEEIARRSSEADPSDLRSRQRLAKTLSHLGQAANDLGRTDEALRHLEESSRIYRGIIETETRNGRLRADLAASLTRLGEARKNHGDTAAALDSFNEAVEMYTAVAAEYPRDKRTRNNLATVYSEIAKIRERSPAERTAALAGYKKALSLMEEMESQKVILSDYDRKFLEEMRLAVRRLS, from the coding sequence ATGGCCGAAACGAGATGGGAGCTGACAAAGAGGCTTTTCGCTGAGGCGGCGGAACTTTCCGCCGCCGCCCGCGAAGAGTTTCTGCGCCGCGCCGCCGCCGGCGACGACAGCCTGATCGCGGAGGTCAATTCGCTGCTTGCTTCGGCCGATGAGACGGGCAACATCATCGAATCCAACGCCCTTGACCTGGAGGCGGGCCTTTGCACAGGCACGGCGAATTTCAAGGGGCAGACCTTTGGCAACTACCGCATCATTCGCGAAATTGGCAGCGGCGGCATGGGCAGCGTTTTTCTCGCCGAGCGTATCGACGGCCAGCTCGAGATGCAGGCCGCCCTGAAGATAGTCCGCCAGTCGATCGCGGGCAGCGAGGTCGTTTCGCAATTTCGCCGCGAACGCCAGATACTTGCCGATCTGCATCATCCGAACATCGCTGTGCTGCTAGACGGCGGCGTCAGCGGCCGCGGCGAGCCGTATCTGGCGATGGAATTTATCGACGGGCGTCCGCTGACCGAATTCGCTTCGGATGAAAACCTCGCTGTCGATGAACGCCTGCGGCTTTTTTTGAAGGTCTGCTCGGCGGTCGCATTCGCACACCGAAATCTCATCGTCCACCGCGACATCAAGCCGTCAAACATACTCGTAACGGCTGACGGTGAGCCGAAGCTGCTCGATTTCGGCCTCGCAAAGGCATTCGAGATGGACGCGAACACCACGCAGACGGGCTTTCGGGCGTTCACGCCGAGCTATGCGTCGCCCGAGCAGTTCTTGGGCAGAAATGTAACGACGCTGAGCGATGTTTACTCGCTCGGCGTGGTGCTGTATGAACTTCTGACAGGCCGCAAGCCTTTCAATTTCGAAGGCCGCAGCGTCGACGAGATGATCCGAACGATCACCGATGCCGATCCGCCGCGGCCAAGCGAGATATCACGCGGCGAGGCGGATACTTCGGGGCTCAGCCTCGACCGCGACCTCGACAACATCGTCCTGAAAGCACTGCAAAAAGAACCGGCGATGCGTTATGGCTCGGTCGAGGACCTCGGACGCGACATCGAACGTTATCTTGCGGGCGAGCCCGTCACGGCGAGGCCGAACACCTTCACGTATCGTGCCGGCAAGTTCATCAGGCGAAACCGCGTCGCTGTCGCCGCTGCGGGCGTCGTGCTGCTGTCGCTGATCGCGGGCCTTGCGGCTACAGCGTGGCAGTTCAACGAGACGCGAAAGGAACGCGACCGTGCCGAGGCTCGTTTCAACGATCTGCGCCAGCTTTCGAATTCGCTGCTGTTTGAGATCGCGCCAAAGATCGAGCGTCTGCAGGGCTCGCTTGCCGCACGCGAACTGATGCTGCAGCGTGCGGTCGAATATCTCGATGATCTCGCCGCCGAGGCACAGAACGATCTGCTGCTGCAGGCTGAGCTTGCCGCCGCATATGAAAAGGTCGGCGACCTGCAGGGCAATCCGGCGAACCCCAATTTCGTGATGCTCAACGACGCCGTCGCGAGCTACGAAAAGGCCCTGCGGATACGTCTGGACCTAGATGCGGCGGGCGTCAGTGATGCAGATTCGCGGCGTAAACTGGCGGCGACGCATCGGGCTCTCGGGCGTGTTTTGGGCGAAGCGAACGACTACGTCGCCGAACAGGAGCATCTGAAGCGTGCGATCGATATATTGAGCGGCCTGAGAACGCAGCAGCCGGATGACAACGAACTCAGCATCGCACTCGCCCAGCTCAATTTCGACGCCGGCGTCGGCCAGACCAGCCTGAGCAGCTACGGCAACGCGATACCTTTCTACGACAACGCCGTCGCCATTTTGACCGATGTCCCCGCGTCGCCGACGCGCGACCGCCTGCTGGCAAGCTGCTACGCACAGCGTGCATATTCGCTCTCGTGGGAATCGCGCCAGCCGGAGGCAGAGGCCGAGATGCAAAAGGCGATCGAAATAGCGGAAAAACAGGGCGAGGCCAACACGGACGCGATCGAGAACAGATGGCTGATCTATTGGCTCGCCGGCAACATCAACGAAGAGATAAACAACGATAAATTCTACGCTTTTCAGAAAAAGGCCGAAGAGATAGCCCGCCGCTCGTCGGAGGCTGACCCTTCGGACCTGCGTTCGCGTCAGCGGCTCGCCAAAACGCTCTCGCATCTCGGCCAGGCAGCCAACGATCTGGGCAGGACCGACGAAGCACTTCGGCATCTTGAAGAATCAAGCCGCATTTACCGCGGCATTATTGAAACTGAAACGCGCAACGGGCGCCTGCGGGCAGACCTTGCGGCATCACTGACGCGGCTCGGCGAAGCCCGCAAGAATCACGGCGACACCGCGGCGGCCCTCGACAGTTTCAACGAGGCCGTCGAAATGTACACCGCCGTCGCCGCCGAATATCCTCGCGATAAACGCACGCGGAACAACCTGGCGACGGTGTATTCAGAGATCGCGAAGATACGCGAACGCTCTCCCGCGGAAAGGACGGCCGCACTCGCGGGCTACAAGAAAGCCCTTTCACTGATGGAGGAAATGGAATCGCAAAAGGTGATATTGTCAGACTACGACCGCAAGTTTTTGGAAGAGATGCGGCTCGCTGTCCGCCGATTATCGTAA